One window from the genome of Ovis canadensis isolate MfBH-ARS-UI-01 breed Bighorn chromosome 21, ARS-UI_OviCan_v2, whole genome shotgun sequence encodes:
- the LOC138426823 gene encoding cysteine--tRNA ligase, cytoplasmic-like produces MRQQEGPGPGRGPAPAGAVSAASQLHASVEGSETSPLPTATGPGASACPAPRRRQGHRPVAGAVTRGHAVTAPDYKATLGISDKAVRVRALDAHLSTRSYVQGFAMSQADMDAFRQLSHVARWFRHVAAILGGPPTAGSPCGLQATGRGRRAQPAWSPPARSEPCQLRLYNSLTRRKDVFVPQDERRVTWYCCGPTVYDASHMGHARSYISFDILRRVLRDYFKFDVFYCVNITDIDDKIIRRARQNYLFERYRETQPQAAQLLEDMRAALQPFSTKLQETADPDKRQMLERLQRAVAQAAEPLEAALRAGQAGQELDGRVVMLRSPWRRGRPRVTQANMRLDEIFPVAESAQLATT; encoded by the exons ATGAGACAGCAGGAGGGGCCAGGCCCCGGGCGAGGGCCGGCTCCTGCTGGCGCAGTCAGCGCCGCCTCCCAGCTCCACGCATCTGTGGAAGGAAGCGagaccagccccctccccacggcCACGGGGCCTGGTGCCTCCGcctgccccgccccccgcagGAGGCAAGGGCACCGGCCAGTGGCTGGAGCCGTGACACGGGGTCACGCAGTGACCG CTCCAGACTACAAGGCCACCCTGGGCATTAGTGACAAGGCGGTCCGGGTGCGGGCGCTGGATGCTCATCTCAGCACGCGTAGTTACGTGCAGGGCTTTGCCATGTCCCAGGCGGACATGGACGCCTTCAGGCAGCTCTCCCACGTAGCCCGCTGGTTCCGGCACGTGGCCGCGATCCTGGGCGGCCCCCCCACCGCAGGCTCGCCCTGCGGGCTCCAAGCAA CAGGCAGAGGGCGGCGGGCACAGCCCGCGTGGTCTCCTCCAGCCAGGTCCGAGCCGTGCCAGCTCCGCCTGTACAACAGCCTGACCCGGAGGAAG GACGTGTTTGTGCCGCAAGACGAAAGGAGGGTGACATGGTACTGCTGCGGGCCCACCGTCTACGACGCCTCCCACATGGGGCACGCCAG GTCCTACATCTCCTTCGATATCCTGAGAAGAGTGCTGAGGGATTACTTCAAATTCGACGTCTTCTACTGCGTGAACATCACGGACATTGACGACAAG ATCATCAGGAGGGCCCGGCAGAACTACCTGTTCGAGCGGTACCGGGAGACGCAGCCCCAGGCAGCGCAGCTGCTGGAGGACATGCGAGCCGCCCTGCAG CCGTTCTCCACGAAGCTGCAGGAGACTGCGGACCCAGACAAGAGGCAGATGCTGGAACGCCTGCAGCGCGCGGTGGCGCAGGCCGCGGAGCCGCTGGAGGCCGCGCTGCGGGCCGGGCAGGCCGGGCAGGAGCTGGACGGCCGCGTGGTGATGCTGAG